TTAAGAGTGCGGTGGTTCACGAGAAGAGGTGGTGGTGGGCAAGTTGATGGCCAGTGAGAACATTCTCAATGGGAAGAAAGCCTTGAGGACAAATcagtaaaaggaaaagaaaaagataaaagaagaaagaaaaataataattgcattgatttaaaattaatgaaaccttacgGCGGTAGTAAAAGACTCTCCCATGATGGGAGACATTCAAAGGTTTCCCACCTTAGAAATATCCTAGGTCTAGGGTGGTGAAATGAAAGACTGGAAACTTGTAGTGCATAAAGTAGATGAGAGAGAAAGGAATAAATAATATACCATTCCATTTTATTGTGTGAATGTGAATACACCTATAGATACAAATGaaacaattattaataaaagaaatagatacAGATGAAGCAATTATAAGAGACAAGAAAACTATTATCttaatttaaagagaaaaagaaaatgccgTTTCCTGTAATTCTAATTAATCTTCATTGGTTGTGACATAGCAGACAATGTTTTCTTTCCAACAAAAAAGTAGTATAACAGGAAAACAACTGATCCTACTACCACCATACATACAGGCGCCAATGTTTTATTGACGTTTGCTTAACACAGGCAATGGTAGGTAAACGTCAACAAGTGTTTTGCAAAGTGAGGTTTGAGGTGTGTTAACGAGGAAAAATTATAAACCTTGACCTTTCCTGTCTTTGAAGTGGTCGATGATACACCGGAGCAGGAGCTGCTGACTGAGGTTTACTCACTACCATTAACCGGAGCAATTCCCATAGCATAGTACTGCAACAAAAGGCAAGTTAGTTAACAAGAAAAGAgaaacataaattataaaaaaataaaatcaaaagatacaAAATGGATGTATGCTTGTTTAAAGTAATACAAATTAATCTAAGCACGCACAAAAGGAGTACTCATAACTTACCGTAAATGCGATTTAAACAAGTTCCACCAATTCCATTTAGTAACTCTTGGTGAATTTCCTTTATTAACTCCTGGTGAAtttcctctgttttttttttttttttgacagagtcctctttattttattattatgcgTAGTAGTGTTTACtatcaaaattgtaaaatattcTTGATacgtattaataattaataaaatctaGCCCAAGTTCGAATACATTCGATTTCGTGATAATTTAATGCTGTTGCTAATAATATGATTGTTTaatgaaaattcttttgaattaGGATGAATCATTTACAATTTGATTACCTTTTATTTAAGATTATAAGATTATATTGCAATctttgttaataataatatttgaataatttttgttagacatttttattcttaatttttttattaagatactaTATAACTAGCTGTTCATTCTCATAGTTTAATTaacttacctttttttttctctctccctcttttatttgtttttaaaaaaaacagagaaatatacaaaatactcctctactaataataattaaaaaaactatcgattttaatatacatatttctcatttttaaattatctttcaatatataattgttttcatttctttGTGAACCTCCAAAATATATAACTACATTCTTcaactgttttttcttttttacttttaatttaaaaatacagttcctaataataataataatagcattATTCATAGCATGTAAGGATTAAAATGACTAGAAATATTATGGAAAAAATTAAGATTGGTACAGAAGGAAAGATCCataagaaaatagaaagaaataaaagtgaaaataggTTTTGTAGGGCGAGCAGAGCAGTGTTAATATAAAGCGTTTTGTTTGGAGAAGAGGGGCTGAGGGAGAGGGGATGGAGGACATTGAGGATTTGCTGATTGGAAGTGCAACTCCACCGGGCTTTCGTTTGCCATTAGCAGCGGCTGTTGGCGTGGGGACAAAGCGGAATCAACTCTCTTCTTCTTCGCTTTCGCCTTCACCTGCAATCCCTGGCACTCAGGTACCCTTCCCTACCTCATtgcctccttcttcttcttcttcttcttcttcttctttcttcttcttattctttgtTCCCTCTGCACAGACTATCTTCATAAAGACCTTTGGCTGCTCTCATAACCAGGCAAGTGCTGCCCCCTTCTGCATCCTATCCTATCTTAGAATTTATTACGATTTCATCTTTGATTTGAACAGAGTGACAGTGAATATATGGCTGGTCAGCTTTCTGCTTTTGGCTATTCATTGAGCGATGATCCTGACCATGCAGATCTCTGGCTCATCAACACGTCAGTCCCTCTCTTTACTTCATACACATACACTTTAGCTCCTGAGGTTATGTGATTTATGCCTATGGACGCATTAGAGGAATTGGACTTGTCTTTTTTTAGCTAAGCAAACAATTACATTAATGCATAACCATTTATACTTATGAAAACAAAATCTCATTGCTGCAGTTGCACGGTCAAATCCCCAAGTCAATCTGCTATGGATACCATCATATCAAAAGGAAAATCTTCAAATAAACCACTAGTTGTTGCTGGTTGTGTCCCTCAAGGAAGTCGGGATTTGAAAGAGCTCGAAGGAATCAGCATAGTTGGAGTCCAGCAAATCGATCGTGTTGTTGAAATTGTAGAGGAGACTTTAAAAGGTCATGAAGTGCGTCTTTTGACCCGTAAGAAATTGCCAGCACTTGACCTTCCAAAGGTTTGAATTccaacttattttattattcctaTGGATCCCAATTATcatgtatattttttgttttctaaattaacttgattttgcaaattattctGGGGGTTCATAATTCTTCTGTAACAGGTAAGGAAGAACAAGTTTGTTGAGATTCTTCCTATTAATGTTGGTTGTTTAGGTGCTTGCACTTATTGCAAGACAAAGCATGCTCGGGGTCACCTAGGAAGTTACACAATTGATAGCCTTGTAAGTACTATCACAGTCAGCTATATATGTATGCTGGGGATCACCTATATATTTTCAGTTTGCTTACATATATTAATCCGTAATTAATGAAGGTTGGGCGTGTAAAATCTGTCATATCTGAAGGGGTTAAAGAGATATGGCTTAGCAGTGAAGACACTGGAGCATATGGTAATTTCTAATGTTGGTTGGAGTCCTTCAATATCTTTCACTAATTTAAGATAGTTGCGGACTTGATCTTATGTGTACACCTCAAAGCAGTTCAGGTTGttcaaaatgatataaaattgagTGCGGGTTTTATTTTCTTGGGTTATGATGTTTTACAGGTCGTGACATTGGTGTCAATCTTCCAACATTATTGAATGCCTTAGTAGCAGAACTACCAGCTGATGCAAGCACAATGTTGCGTATTGGAATGACTAATCCACCATATATACTTGAACACTTGAAGGAGATTGCTGAGATTTTGCGCCATCCATGTGTTTACTCTTTTCTGCATGTACCGGTTCAATCTGGAAGTGATACCATTTTGAGTGTAAGtcataaaaattattgataagatTGTATACAATAATAtgctaaataatatattaactaaTCTGAATGTATCAGGCAATGAATCGAGAATATACTGTGAGCGAGTTCAGGACTGTTGTAGATACTCTAACTGAGCTTGTGCCAGAGATGCAGATTGCCACTGATATAATATGTGGATTTCCTGGTTAGCGGATGATCTTTGTTATGTGTTCTGTTACATACCGTTTCCTGACATGCATAATTTTGAGCAATAAATGTCTTGTGTAAaataactcttgaaattatgATTCATTTTGTATGAAAACATGTCGCTGTAATCTAAGCATGagattcttataaaatttaataataaatgacATGTTAAATTGACATTATAATTGGGGACTTGGGGTGTTATTTATGGACTGGAAATGTGAAACAATATTCAATTAGTCTTTATGTTTATACTCTATGTGATTGAAATGATTTGGAATTCATATAGATAGTCTGGAATGTATCAAACATTGATCTTGATCTTAGTAACACTTATTTCTTGTGCCTTTTCAGGTGAAACTGATGAAGATTTTTTGCAAACTATCAACCTTATTAAAGAGTACAAGTTACCTCAAGTTCATATTTCACAATTTTATCCTCGACCAGGTTTGCGATCTGACAACTTAATATTGAATGCAACAATTAACATCATTTTAAGGATGAAATCAAACTAGGTACCAAGTCTGTAGTACATTGTGAAAGTAAGTTTATGATGTCTTAGATCCACAGGGTgctgtgtttgtttttcttatttattttggagGGGTGTGGGGGGTAGTTGCTGCCTTACCAGTTGCAACCATGCTTGTAAGGTTCTGTATTTCTGACCGTCCCAAACCCCACACTTGTGACAGCCTTGTAAACTGAAACACAACCCCAAATTGTACTGGAATGTTTCTTTCGATCAAAAAGTGCTCCTAATAATTGTAGTCTTAATATATGCGTTAAGCAGCAATTAGAAGTTCTTGGTTCTTCCATCTTTCATTTTACCCATTTTCTAGGTGTTATTGTATGCTACTAACTCAGTATGAAGGGTCACAATCCTTTTGGATGACTGCTGAGAGGTGCTTGTCTGAGCTATTGTTTTGTCAATAACATCTTTTCTAATTGTtatgaacaaataaaaaaaaagacgtATTTTTGTTGATTAATGATAGTTGATACATGATTTGTGATTtgcatatttctattttttctctccccATCTCTCTATCTTAGGTGATTTTGGATAATTGCTTTTCTTGATAATCATCTGAATTTAGTGTACTGTACATTTGCACAGATAAATTGTACTCTCTGTTTACTTAAGTAGCGTATAGCAACTTTAGGCAACATGCTGTGATGTTGGGGTAAAAAAGTAATTTCAATACTGGGGTCGGGTGGGGTGGGATTGGAGCTGTTGGGAAATTTGCATTCGCCTGGTTTAAATTTTGGTGCTTGGAAAATTAGACCATCTAAATTACTACCAAAGGTCTGATAGCATTTATATAAGATGCATATGCCACGGTAtttctctattttcattttaaaataatttcctaACCCctgacaaataataataatactacaAAATGATAGGGACACCTGCTGCAAGGATGAAAAAGGTTCCAAGTAATGTGGTTAAGAGAAGAAGCCGTGAACTGACAA
Above is a window of Glycine soja cultivar W05 chromosome 12, ASM419377v2, whole genome shotgun sequence DNA encoding:
- the LOC114378091 gene encoding threonylcarbamoyladenosine tRNA methylthiotransferase, whose translation is MEDIEDLLIGSATPPGFRLPLAAAVGVGTKRNQLSSSSLSPSPAIPGTQTIFIKTFGCSHNQSDSEYMAGQLSAFGYSLSDDPDHADLWLINTCTVKSPSQSAMDTIISKGKSSNKPLVVAGCVPQGSRDLKELEGISIVGVQQIDRVVEIVEETLKGHEVRLLTRKKLPALDLPKVRKNKFVEILPINVGCLGACTYCKTKHARGHLGSYTIDSLVGRVKSVISEGVKEIWLSSEDTGAYGRDIGVNLPTLLNALVAELPADASTMLRIGMTNPPYILEHLKEIAEILRHPCVYSFLHVPVQSGSDTILSAMNREYTVSEFRTVVDTLTELVPEMQIATDIICGFPGETDEDFLQTINLIKEYKLPQVHISQFYPRPGTPAARMKKVPSNVVKRRSRELTNVFESFTPYSGMEGKVERIWITDIASDGVHLVGHTKGYIQVLVLAPDNMLGTSAMVKITSVGRWSVFGDVIETVNPVSDNKALNKLVPNQDCGNSAKTGGFSEEPEYCACGNDICCGQGTLENNDNSRGSAVPQNQSKRNFIGWMLRKREHLHKTVESELASGSVKKQEGIMRKWDFVDKVLLGGISISILTIMALVVAVMFRVIWSQ